A single genomic interval of Bradyrhizobium japonicum USDA 6 harbors:
- a CDS encoding glycosyltransferase family 39 protein codes for MTLLRIVYASAIELRTDEAYYWTWSKEGALSFLDHPPMIAWFIRFGTAIFGDTVLGVRFGGIVAMLVTQLLLADIVRRLTHDARAIMLAVLMPEAALYYGLLMAKVAPDVAMIPFAVAMMWALVRLAQGGDGRWWLAAGLFAGLSMLSKFTAIMFAPAVAAFLLVPDWRWRWLRGPYPYLAVLIAIAVFSPVLIWNAQHDWASFRFQGVRATANYGISLRTIGDYIGLQFGLVGFVMLPVVLSGLVMTAWRGYRTREPVAILLSTAVLVPFLYFLFKSTTLRVGDTWPMFMWPVGFAAAAVNLVMLSRERWSARMIRSSIFWLNTAVVTGIAFVVIVFLYYVAAPWNLLGKIDPIGAEAGYEQVAARAQAALDETGATWIATTDYRTYAMMRWLFRGRVPVIEINERGRFQDFRDPGMDRISGHAGIYVGREPDNRAPVWGSIPAKREQLGQVERRWRGVLTDTYVIEKLTGWTPELSPPADSPLFQWRVLAGEFEKRTLA; via the coding sequence ATGACACTGCTGCGCATCGTCTACGCCTCCGCCATCGAGCTGCGCACCGACGAGGCCTATTACTGGACGTGGTCGAAGGAGGGAGCGCTCAGCTTCCTCGATCATCCCCCCATGATCGCCTGGTTCATCCGTTTTGGCACCGCGATCTTCGGCGACACCGTGCTCGGCGTCCGCTTCGGTGGCATCGTCGCAATGCTGGTGACGCAGCTGCTGCTCGCCGACATCGTCCGCCGCCTCACTCATGATGCGCGCGCCATCATGTTGGCGGTGCTGATGCCGGAGGCTGCGCTCTATTACGGCCTGCTGATGGCCAAGGTCGCGCCGGACGTTGCCATGATCCCGTTTGCGGTGGCGATGATGTGGGCCCTGGTGCGGCTCGCGCAGGGCGGCGACGGACGCTGGTGGCTGGCGGCGGGCCTGTTCGCCGGACTGTCGATGCTGTCGAAGTTCACCGCGATCATGTTCGCGCCGGCGGTCGCCGCGTTTCTGCTGGTGCCGGATTGGCGCTGGCGCTGGCTGCGCGGCCCTTACCCTTATCTCGCGGTGCTGATCGCGATTGCCGTGTTCTCCCCGGTGCTGATCTGGAACGCGCAGCACGACTGGGCCTCGTTCCGTTTCCAGGGTGTGCGGGCCACCGCCAATTACGGCATCTCGCTGCGCACGATCGGCGACTACATCGGCCTGCAATTCGGCCTGGTCGGCTTCGTCATGCTGCCGGTCGTGCTGTCGGGCCTCGTGATGACGGCGTGGCGCGGCTATCGCACGCGCGAGCCGGTCGCGATCCTGCTGTCGACCGCGGTGCTGGTGCCGTTCCTCTATTTCTTGTTCAAGTCGACGACGCTCAGGGTCGGCGACACCTGGCCGATGTTCATGTGGCCGGTCGGCTTTGCCGCCGCTGCGGTCAACCTCGTCATGCTGTCGCGCGAGCGCTGGTCGGCGCGGATGATCCGGTCGAGCATTTTCTGGCTCAACACGGCGGTCGTCACGGGGATCGCCTTCGTCGTCATCGTATTCCTGTACTACGTCGCCGCGCCCTGGAATCTCCTCGGCAAGATCGATCCGATCGGCGCCGAGGCCGGCTACGAGCAGGTGGCTGCGCGTGCGCAGGCCGCGCTCGACGAGACCGGCGCGACCTGGATCGCAACCACGGACTATCGCACCTACGCGATGATGCGCTGGCTGTTCAGGGGCCGCGTGCCCGTCATCGAGATCAACGAACGCGGCCGCTTCCAGGATTTTCGCGATCCCGGCATGGATCGGATCAGCGGGCATGCGGGCATCTATGTCGGGCGTGAGCCGGACAACCGCGCACCAGTGTGGGGATCGATCCCGGCGAAGCGCGAGCAACTCGGCCAGGTCGAGCGCCGCTGGCGGGGCGTTCTGACGGACACCTATGTGATTGAGAAGCTCACCGGCTGGACGCCGGAACTCTCGCCGCCAGCGGATTCACCGCTGTTTCAATGGCGGGTGCTGGCGGGGGAATTCGAGAAGCGTACGCTCGCCTAG
- a CDS encoding glutathione S-transferase family protein, whose translation MPNYRLHYFPESGNSYKLALMLTLCGERFEPVWTDFGGGVTRTAEWRKAVNAMGEIPVLEVDGVKMTQTAPLLLKLAEQYGRFGAETEDEKFELLRWLFWDNHKLTGYMATYRFMRAFTEKNDPQVLKHFRRRLEDFLGILDGHLQHNAFAIGAKPTVADISMMAYLHYPSDEHGFDFAASHPAIHAWLGRMAALPGWKSAYELLPGQRMTNYAK comes from the coding sequence ATGCCCAACTACCGCCTGCACTACTTCCCGGAATCCGGCAACAGCTACAAGCTGGCGTTGATGTTGACGCTTTGCGGCGAGAGGTTCGAGCCGGTGTGGACCGATTTCGGCGGCGGCGTCACGCGCACGGCGGAATGGCGCAAGGCCGTGAACGCGATGGGCGAGATTCCCGTGCTCGAGGTCGACGGCGTGAAGATGACGCAGACCGCGCCCTTGCTGCTGAAGCTTGCCGAGCAGTACGGCCGTTTCGGCGCCGAGACCGAGGACGAGAAGTTCGAGCTGCTGCGCTGGCTGTTCTGGGACAACCACAAGCTCACCGGCTACATGGCGACCTACCGCTTCATGCGAGCGTTCACCGAGAAAAACGATCCGCAGGTGCTGAAGCATTTTCGCCGGCGGCTCGAGGACTTCCTCGGCATTCTCGACGGACATCTCCAGCACAATGCTTTTGCGATCGGGGCGAAGCCGACGGTCGCCGACATCTCGATGATGGCCTACCTGCACTATCCGAGCGACGAGCACGGTTTTGATTTCGCGGCGAGCCACCCTGCCATTCACGCCTGGCTCGGCCGCATGGCCGCGCTGCCCGGCTGGAAATCGGCCTATGAGCTGCTACCGGGACAGCGGATGACGAATTACGCGAAGTGA
- a CDS encoding CaiB/BaiF CoA transferase family protein, whose translation MEKGIFAGLKVLDCASFIAAPAAATVLSDFGADVIKIEPPGAGDPYRNLPNIPGYPTSEHNFAWLLEARNKKSIALDLSKPEAQAVLYKLVEEADVFITNMPPPVRAKLGITYDHLAHLNDRLIYASFTGYGEKGEEANKPGFDSNAYWARSGLMDLVRADTHTTPARSVAGMGDHPCAMAFYGAIVTALYQREKTGKGSHVASNLMANGVWAASVLAQAKLCGAKFAERRPRERALNAVANHYQCKDGRWLILSLLSEEKQFPTLAKCLGREDLITDPRFATKADRHARSVELIKIFDETFATKDLAEWRKILDGNGLVFGIVGILDDIPNDKQMLDNEVLVPFENDTMLTISSPIWIDGAKKVQPRKPPAVGEHSDEILRGAGYDEKAIKQLRSSGAVG comes from the coding sequence ATGGAAAAGGGCATTTTTGCAGGGCTCAAGGTTCTGGACTGCGCGAGCTTCATCGCAGCGCCCGCGGCTGCGACCGTGCTGTCGGATTTCGGCGCCGACGTCATCAAGATCGAGCCGCCCGGCGCCGGCGACCCTTACCGCAATCTGCCCAACATTCCGGGCTATCCCACCAGCGAGCATAATTTCGCCTGGCTGCTGGAGGCCCGCAACAAGAAGAGCATTGCGCTCGACCTCTCCAAGCCGGAGGCGCAGGCCGTGCTCTACAAGCTGGTCGAAGAGGCCGACGTCTTCATCACCAACATGCCGCCGCCGGTGCGCGCCAAACTCGGCATCACCTATGACCATCTCGCCCATCTCAACGACCGGCTGATCTACGCTTCTTTCACCGGCTATGGCGAAAAAGGCGAAGAGGCCAACAAGCCCGGCTTCGACAGCAACGCATATTGGGCGCGCTCCGGCCTGATGGACCTCGTCCGCGCCGACACCCACACGACTCCGGCCCGCTCGGTCGCCGGCATGGGCGACCATCCCTGCGCCATGGCGTTCTATGGCGCCATCGTCACCGCGCTGTATCAGCGCGAGAAGACCGGCAAGGGCTCGCATGTCGCCTCCAACCTGATGGCGAATGGGGTGTGGGCGGCAAGCGTGCTGGCGCAGGCAAAGCTCTGCGGCGCCAAGTTCGCCGAGCGACGCCCGCGCGAGCGCGCGCTAAATGCCGTCGCCAACCACTACCAGTGCAAGGACGGCCGCTGGCTGATCCTGTCGCTGCTGAGCGAGGAGAAGCAGTTCCCGACGCTGGCCAAGTGCCTGGGACGCGAAGACCTGATCACCGATCCGCGCTTCGCCACCAAAGCCGATCGCCATGCCCGCTCGGTCGAGCTGATCAAGATCTTCGACGAGACTTTTGCGACGAAGGATCTCGCTGAATGGCGCAAGATCCTCGACGGCAACGGCCTCGTGTTCGGCATCGTCGGCATTCTGGACGACATCCCCAACGACAAGCAGATGCTCGACAACGAGGTGCTGGTGCCGTTCGAGAACGACACCATGCTCACCATCTCCAGCCCGATCTGGATCGACGGCGCCAAGAAGGTCCAGCCGCGCAAGCCGCCGGCCGTCGGCGAACACAGTGACGAGATTTTGCGCGGGGCGGGATACGACGAGAAGGCGATCAAGCAGCTGCGGTCGTCAGGCGCGGTGGGGTAA
- a CDS encoding cold-shock protein, which translates to MAKGTVKWFNPTKGYGFIQPASGGKDVFVHISAVQKAGLSSLNEGQTVEYEEIANRGKTSAENLKV; encoded by the coding sequence ATGGCTAAAGGTACGGTCAAGTGGTTCAACCCGACGAAGGGTTATGGATTTATCCAGCCTGCGTCGGGCGGCAAGGATGTGTTCGTGCATATCTCGGCAGTGCAGAAAGCCGGTCTGTCGTCCCTGAACGAAGGACAGACGGTGGAATACGAAGAGATCGCAAACCGGGGCAAGACCTCCGCAGAGAACCTCAAAGTATAA
- the sorB gene encoding SorB family sulfite dehydrogenase c-type cytochrome subunit: protein MQRTVLLASSLAVAAMVGSALAAPLNYKTPDEVAAFKPGPNLEVVQGNCSACHSADYVNTQPPMKDKKGFWQAEVTKMIKVYGAPIDDADVGKIVDYLAATY from the coding sequence ATGCAGCGCACCGTTCTCCTCGCCAGCTCACTCGCCGTCGCCGCAATGGTGGGTTCGGCGCTTGCAGCGCCGCTCAACTACAAGACGCCCGACGAAGTCGCCGCCTTCAAGCCGGGCCCCAATCTCGAGGTCGTGCAGGGCAATTGCAGCGCCTGCCACTCGGCCGATTACGTCAACACGCAGCCGCCGATGAAGGACAAGAAAGGTTTTTGGCAGGCCGAAGTGACCAAGATGATCAAGGTCTATGGCGCCCCGATCGACGATGCCGATGTCGGCAAGATCGTCGATTATCTGGCCGCGACTTATTGA
- the putA gene encoding bifunctional proline dehydrogenase/L-glutamate gamma-semialdehyde dehydrogenase PutA: MPNIPPPFTAPYAPDDAEIAARLLPASHLSPPQEARIDRTATRLIEAIRKRDDRLGGVEDMLREFALSTKEGLALMVLAEALLRVPDARTADQFIEDKLGEGDFIHHETKSTAFLVNASAWALGLSARVIQPGETPDGTIGRLVKRLGAPAVRTATRQAMRLMGNHFVLGETIEQALERGKPRSGQKTRYSFDMLGEGARTAADATRYFDAYASAIETIGKAAGNHPLPDRPGISVKLSALHPRFEAISRNRVMVELVPQLLDLAQRAKAHDLNFTVDAEEADRLELSLDVIAATLADPSLSGWDGFGLAIQAYQKRASAVIDYVDALARAHDRKLMVRLVKGAYWDTEIKRAQERGLDGYPVFTRKAMTDLNYVACASKLLGLRPRIFPQFATHNALTVATVLELAQDGGGFEFQRLHGMGEALYEQLAKDHPDIAYRTYAPVGSHRDLLAYLVRRLLENGANSSFVAQAADYRVPVAALLQRPADAIVRPQAAAHPKIPLPGDLFAPERRNSRGVEFGARAALDRLLADVKAEATGLKPITDATPDRANAAVTAARAGFAAWSRTPAATRAAALEQTAHLLESRSAHFIALLQAEGGKTLDDALSELREAADFCRYYAAQGRKLFGVDAAMPGPTGESNALAMRGRGAFVAISPWNFPLAIFLGQVTAALMAGNSVVAKPAEQTPRIAREAVALLHEAGIPKSALHLVTGDGRIGAVLTAHADVAGVVFTGSTEVARLINRTLAAKDGPIVPLIAETGGINAMIADATALPEQVADDVVTSAFRSAGQRCSALRLLFVQEDVADRMIEMIAGAARELKIGDPADVATHVGPVIDAEAKQRLDAHIARMKSEARLHFAGTVPDGCFVAPHIFELKDAGQLTEEVFGPILHVVRYRAEKLDRVLQAIERSGYGLTLGVHSRIDDTIEAIIDGVQVGNIYVNRNMIGAVVGVQPFGGNGLSGTGPKAGGPHYLTRFATEQTVTINTAAAGGNAALLAGEE; this comes from the coding sequence ATGCCGAACATCCCGCCGCCCTTCACCGCCCCCTACGCGCCCGACGATGCCGAGATTGCCGCGCGGCTCTTGCCGGCTTCGCATCTCAGCCCGCCGCAGGAGGCGCGGATCGACCGCACCGCGACGCGGCTGATCGAGGCGATCCGCAAGCGCGACGACCGGCTTGGCGGTGTCGAGGACATGCTGCGGGAGTTCGCGCTTTCGACCAAGGAGGGGCTCGCCCTGATGGTGCTGGCCGAGGCGCTGCTCCGCGTGCCCGACGCGCGCACCGCCGACCAGTTCATCGAGGACAAGCTCGGCGAGGGCGACTTCATCCACCACGAGACCAAGTCCACGGCCTTCCTGGTCAACGCCTCGGCCTGGGCGCTCGGCCTGTCGGCGCGGGTGATCCAGCCCGGCGAGACGCCCGACGGCACCATCGGCCGGCTGGTGAAGCGGCTGGGCGCGCCGGCGGTGCGCACCGCCACGCGCCAGGCGATGCGGCTGATGGGCAATCATTTCGTGCTGGGCGAGACCATCGAGCAGGCGCTGGAGCGGGGTAAGCCCCGCTCCGGCCAAAAGACGCGCTACTCCTTCGACATGCTGGGCGAAGGCGCGCGCACCGCGGCGGACGCCACGCGTTATTTCGACGCCTATGCCAGTGCGATCGAGACCATCGGCAAGGCGGCGGGCAACCATCCCCTGCCCGACCGGCCCGGCATCTCGGTCAAGCTGTCGGCGCTGCATCCGCGCTTCGAGGCGATCAGCCGCAACCGCGTGATGGTCGAGTTGGTACCGCAACTGCTGGACCTGGCGCAGCGCGCCAAGGCCCATGATTTGAACTTCACCGTCGATGCCGAGGAAGCCGACCGGCTGGAGCTGTCGCTCGACGTGATCGCGGCGACGCTCGCCGATCCTTCGCTCAGCGGCTGGGACGGGTTTGGCCTGGCGATCCAGGCCTATCAGAAGCGTGCCAGCGCCGTGATCGACTATGTCGACGCGCTCGCCCGCGCCCATGACCGCAAGCTGATGGTGCGGCTGGTCAAGGGCGCCTATTGGGACACCGAGATCAAGCGCGCGCAGGAGCGCGGGCTGGACGGCTATCCCGTGTTCACGCGCAAGGCGATGACGGATCTGAACTACGTCGCCTGCGCGTCAAAACTGCTCGGCTTGCGTCCGCGCATCTTCCCGCAATTCGCCACCCACAACGCGCTGACGGTCGCGACCGTGCTGGAGCTTGCGCAAGATGGCGGCGGCTTCGAATTCCAGCGCCTGCACGGCATGGGCGAAGCGCTTTACGAGCAGCTCGCCAAGGATCACCCCGACATCGCTTATCGCACCTATGCCCCGGTCGGCAGCCACCGCGACCTGCTCGCCTATCTGGTGCGGCGGCTGCTGGAGAACGGCGCCAACTCGTCGTTCGTGGCGCAGGCGGCCGACTATCGTGTGCCGGTTGCGGCGCTGTTGCAGCGTCCGGCCGATGCCATCGTCCGGCCGCAAGCGGCGGCCCATCCCAAAATTCCGTTGCCGGGCGATCTGTTCGCGCCGGAGCGGCGCAATTCACGCGGCGTCGAATTCGGCGCGCGCGCGGCGCTCGACCGGCTGCTGGCAGACGTGAAGGCCGAGGCCACCGGCCTCAAGCCCATAACCGACGCAACGCCGGACCGAGCCAATGCGGCGGTGACAGCCGCGCGCGCCGGCTTTGCCGCCTGGAGCCGAACGCCGGCGGCCACGCGCGCGGCTGCGCTGGAGCAGACCGCGCATCTTCTGGAGAGCCGGAGCGCCCATTTCATCGCGCTGCTGCAAGCCGAGGGCGGCAAGACGCTGGACGATGCGCTGTCGGAGCTGCGCGAGGCCGCCGACTTCTGCCGCTATTATGCCGCACAGGGTCGAAAGCTGTTCGGCGTCGATGCCGCCATGCCGGGCCCGACCGGCGAGAGCAATGCGCTCGCGATGCGCGGGCGCGGCGCCTTCGTCGCGATCTCGCCCTGGAATTTTCCGCTGGCGATCTTCCTGGGCCAGGTCACGGCGGCATTGATGGCCGGCAACAGCGTCGTCGCAAAACCCGCCGAGCAGACGCCGCGCATCGCGCGCGAGGCCGTAGCGCTGCTGCACGAGGCCGGCATTCCCAAGAGCGCGCTGCATCTCGTCACCGGCGACGGCCGCATCGGCGCCGTGCTGACCGCGCATGCCGACGTCGCGGGCGTCGTCTTCACCGGCTCGACCGAGGTCGCGCGCCTGATCAACCGGACGCTCGCCGCCAAGGACGGGCCGATCGTGCCGCTGATCGCGGAGACCGGCGGCATCAACGCCATGATCGCGGATGCGACCGCGCTGCCCGAGCAGGTCGCCGACGACGTCGTGACCTCGGCCTTCCGCTCCGCCGGCCAGCGCTGCTCGGCGCTGCGGCTGCTGTTCGTGCAGGAGGATGTCGCCGACCGCATGATCGAGATGATCGCGGGCGCGGCGCGCGAATTGAAGATCGGCGACCCCGCAGATGTCGCGACCCATGTCGGTCCGGTCATCGACGCCGAGGCCAAGCAGCGCCTCGATGCGCATATCGCGCGGATGAAGAGCGAGGCGCGGCTGCACTTTGCCGGCACTGTGCCCGACGGCTGCTTCGTCGCCCCGCACATTTTCGAGCTCAAGGACGCCGGGCAGCTCACCGAGGAGGTGTTCGGCCCGATCCTGCATGTCGTGCGCTATCGCGCGGAAAAGCTCGACCGCGTCCTGCAGGCGATCGAGCGCAGCGGCTATGGACTCACGCTCGGCGTTCACTCCCGCATCGACGACACCATCGAGGCGATCATCGATGGCGTCCAGGTCGGCAACATCTATGTCAACCGCAACATGATCGGCGCCGTGGTCGGCGTGCAGCCATTCGGCGGCAACGGGCTGTCTGGAACCGGCCCGAAAGCGGGCGGCCCGCATTACCTCACACGCTTTGCGACCGAGCAGACCGTGACGATCAACACCGCGGCAGCCGGCGGCAATGCCGCGCTGCTTGCGGGGGAAGAGTGA
- the sorA gene encoding SorA family sulfite dehydrogenase catalytic subunit, with protein sequence MFDRRDLLKGAGLAAMAATLNSTKALALDTVTLPFANGERPLVKYPQKRPMIGLTSRPPQLETPFAIFNDGPITPNNAFFVRYHLSDLPYNLDPDKFTLEVKGKVDKPLKLSLKDIRKMKATEIVAVNQCSGNSRGFSEPRVAGGQLANGAMGNARWRGVPLKAVLEMAGVQSGAKQVTFNGMDGPVSDKTPDFVKALDLEHASDGEVMLAYGMNGEDLPFLNGFPLRLIVPGYYGTYWVKHLNEITVIDSVYDGFWMKSAYRIPDTPNNAVEPGTAPKATIPINRFTIRSFITSVPDGAKLKAGGTTLRGIAFDGGKGIKDVQVSTDGGKTWVSAKLGKDLGKYSFREWKLPVKLAAGAHELKVRATGNGGETQPDAPRWNPAGYLRNVVETVRVTVA encoded by the coding sequence ATGTTCGATCGACGCGACCTGCTCAAAGGAGCGGGCCTTGCCGCTATGGCGGCCACACTGAATTCCACCAAGGCGCTGGCACTCGACACCGTCACGCTCCCCTTCGCCAATGGCGAACGGCCGCTGGTGAAATATCCGCAGAAGCGGCCGATGATCGGACTGACCAGCCGGCCGCCGCAGCTCGAGACGCCGTTCGCGATCTTCAACGACGGTCCGATCACGCCGAATAACGCATTCTTCGTGCGCTATCACCTCTCGGACCTGCCCTACAATCTGGATCCCGACAAGTTCACGCTCGAGGTCAAGGGCAAGGTCGACAAGCCGCTCAAGCTGTCGCTCAAGGACATCAGGAAGATGAAGGCGACCGAGATCGTCGCCGTCAACCAGTGCTCCGGCAACAGCCGCGGCTTCTCCGAGCCGCGTGTCGCCGGTGGCCAGCTCGCCAACGGTGCGATGGGCAATGCGCGCTGGCGTGGCGTGCCGCTGAAGGCCGTGCTGGAGATGGCGGGCGTGCAGAGCGGTGCCAAGCAGGTCACCTTCAACGGCATGGACGGCCCCGTCAGCGACAAGACGCCGGATTTCGTCAAGGCGCTCGATCTCGAGCACGCCAGCGACGGCGAGGTGATGCTGGCCTATGGCATGAACGGCGAGGACCTGCCGTTCCTCAACGGCTTTCCGCTGCGCCTGATCGTGCCCGGCTATTACGGCACCTACTGGGTCAAGCACCTCAACGAGATCACCGTCATCGACAGTGTCTATGACGGCTTCTGGATGAAGTCGGCCTATCGCATTCCGGACACGCCGAACAATGCGGTCGAGCCGGGCACCGCGCCGAAGGCGACGATCCCGATCAACCGCTTCACTATCCGGTCCTTCATCACGAGCGTTCCCGACGGCGCCAAGCTGAAGGCCGGCGGCACGACGCTGCGCGGCATCGCCTTCGACGGCGGCAAGGGCATCAAGGACGTCCAGGTTTCCACCGACGGCGGCAAGACCTGGGTCAGCGCCAAGCTCGGCAAGGATCTCGGCAAATACTCTTTCCGTGAATGGAAGCTGCCGGTGAAGCTCGCAGCGGGCGCCCACGAGCTCAAGGTGCGCGCCACCGGCAATGGCGGCGAGACCCAGCCGGATGCGCCACGCTGGAACCCGGCGGGTTATCTACGCAACGTCGTCGAAACCGTCCGCGTGACCGTGGCCTGA
- a CDS encoding adenylate/guanylate cyclase domain-containing protein: MATAFSRLSELSRATSMRQVRLVCGVILFSYVVSHFLNHALGNISVDAMEIGVYYHTAFWRFLPIAIVFYTAALTHMGLGIYALYQRRQFRWRTIEPLQLVLGLSIPALVMAHVIGVRLGYTLYGHQKLYPQELYLFFVTSNRIWTMTILLIIAWVHGCIGIYFWLRLKPFFARAAPYLLAAAVLIPTLSLLGVYQGGRSVQIEVDDGEWRAHNLTRRQLGSTAEAATLDRITGGLTIGYVGLLGLTLAARGVRALRERRRGMIALSYGNGKTVRVPKGLSVLEASLRHNVPHASVCGGRARCSTCRIRIIGDHAALPEPSQREAFVLARVGTADPSIRLACQLRPDSDLSFFQLFTPHTHSADGQASTSARIGQERYLVSLFVDMRGSTQLAEKRLPFDTVFIVNRFLGAVSRAVIENGGQPNQFVGDGMLALFGLSADPETACRQALKAAAGIATHIDELNELLSHDLRQPIRFGIGIHGGEVIIGDIGYRDHIVFTALGDAVNVAARLQDMTKTLACEAIVSEEVRRTAGLADDALPQQEVAIRGRDEPMAVRVVADTRQLSALVDRSERVAA; encoded by the coding sequence ATGGCCACTGCATTCTCACGATTGTCCGAACTTTCCCGCGCGACCAGCATGCGGCAGGTTCGGCTGGTCTGCGGCGTCATCCTGTTCTCTTACGTGGTGAGCCATTTCCTCAACCATGCGCTCGGCAACATCTCGGTCGATGCCATGGAGATCGGGGTCTACTATCACACGGCGTTCTGGCGGTTCCTCCCCATCGCGATCGTGTTCTATACGGCCGCGCTCACCCATATGGGGCTCGGCATCTACGCGCTCTATCAGCGCCGCCAGTTCCGCTGGCGGACGATCGAGCCACTCCAGCTCGTGCTGGGCCTGAGCATCCCCGCCCTCGTCATGGCCCATGTGATCGGCGTCCGGCTCGGCTACACGCTGTACGGACACCAGAAACTCTATCCGCAGGAACTCTATCTGTTCTTCGTCACCTCGAACCGCATCTGGACCATGACGATCCTGCTGATCATCGCCTGGGTCCATGGCTGCATCGGCATCTATTTCTGGCTGCGCCTGAAACCGTTCTTCGCGCGCGCCGCGCCCTATCTGCTCGCCGCCGCCGTGCTGATCCCGACGCTGTCGCTGCTCGGCGTCTACCAGGGCGGACGCAGTGTCCAGATCGAGGTCGACGACGGCGAGTGGCGCGCGCACAATCTCACCCGCCGCCAGCTCGGCTCGACCGCGGAAGCGGCGACGCTCGACCGCATCACCGGCGGCCTCACCATCGGCTATGTCGGCCTGCTCGGACTGACGCTGGCGGCGCGCGGCGTGCGCGCCTTGCGCGAACGGCGCCGCGGCATGATCGCGCTGTCCTACGGCAACGGCAAGACGGTGCGCGTGCCGAAGGGTCTCTCCGTGCTGGAGGCGAGCCTGCGCCACAATGTGCCGCATGCCAGCGTCTGCGGCGGCCGCGCCCGCTGCTCGACCTGCCGCATCCGCATCATCGGCGACCATGCCGCCCTGCCCGAGCCGTCGCAGCGCGAGGCCTTCGTGCTCGCGCGCGTCGGCACCGCCGATCCCTCGATCCGGCTTGCCTGCCAGTTGCGGCCGGACTCCGACCTCTCCTTCTTCCAGCTGTTCACGCCCCACACGCATTCGGCGGACGGGCAGGCCTCGACATCGGCCAGAATCGGCCAGGAGCGCTACCTCGTCAGCCTGTTCGTGGACATGCGCGGCTCGACGCAGCTTGCCGAGAAGCGGCTGCCGTTCGACACCGTCTTCATCGTCAACCGTTTCCTCGGCGCCGTCTCGCGGGCCGTGATCGAGAATGGCGGCCAGCCGAACCAGTTCGTCGGCGACGGCATGCTGGCGCTGTTCGGGCTGTCAGCCGATCCGGAGACCGCCTGCCGGCAAGCGCTGAAGGCTGCTGCCGGCATCGCCACGCATATCGACGAGCTCAACGAGCTCCTGAGCCACGATCTCCGCCAGCCGATCCGCTTCGGCATCGGCATTCACGGCGGCGAGGTCATCATCGGCGACATCGGCTATCGCGATCACATCGTCTTCACCGCGCTCGGCGATGCCGTCAACGTCGCTGCCCGACTCCAGGACATGACCAAGACGCTGGCCTGCGAAGCGATCGTCTCGGAAGAGGTCCGCCGCACCGCGGGACTTGCCGACGATGCGCTGCCGCAGCAGGAGGTCGCGATCCGCGGCCGCGACGAGCCGATGGCCGTGCGCGTCGTTGCGGACACGAGGCAGCTGTCGGCGCTGGTGGACCGAAGCGAGCGCGTCGCGGCGTAA
- a CDS encoding Lrp/AsnC ligand binding domain-containing protein produces MELDRTDRKILSILQQDGRIANVELAERIGLSPTSVGERLKRLQREGFVEGYGARLNPHRLGLGLLVFVEVLLDKTTPDNFERFARAVKLAPEVLECHMVAGGFDYLVKARLADMTAYRRFLGETLLSMPGVRETRTYAVMEEIKRDAPLPVD; encoded by the coding sequence ATGGAACTTGATCGAACCGACCGGAAGATCCTCTCAATTCTGCAGCAGGACGGGCGCATCGCCAATGTCGAGCTCGCCGAACGCATCGGGCTGTCGCCGACCTCGGTCGGCGAGCGGCTGAAGCGGTTGCAGCGGGAGGGCTTTGTCGAGGGCTACGGCGCGCGGCTCAATCCGCACCGACTCGGCCTCGGTCTTCTGGTGTTCGTAGAGGTGCTGCTCGACAAGACCACGCCGGACAATTTCGAGCGCTTCGCGCGCGCGGTGAAACTCGCGCCCGAGGTGCTGGAGTGTCACATGGTTGCAGGCGGCTTCGACTATCTTGTGAAGGCGCGGCTTGCGGACATGACCGCTTATCGACGCTTCCTCGGCGAGACGTTGCTGTCGATGCCGGGCGTGCGCGAGACGCGAACCTATGCGGTGATGGAAGAGATCAAGCGCGACGCACCATTGCCGGTGGACTAA